In Brevibacillus brevis NBRC 100599, a single genomic region encodes these proteins:
- a CDS encoding acyl-CoA thioesterase: protein MTIQRFVRESRTFKASHVLPPDTNNHNTLFGGRLMAHIDDVASISAMKHARGPVVTASTDSVDFLQPIRVDNEVALEAFVIWTHNTSMEVFVKIVAEDLLTGVRCVCATSFLTFVAIGEDGRPTPVPKIVPETEEEVFLHNGADERAAVRKIRRKDNKHLADMLGTRRPWEPLLNTP from the coding sequence ATGACGATTCAACGTTTTGTTCGGGAGTCGCGCACGTTTAAGGCAAGCCATGTGCTGCCCCCAGATACAAACAATCACAATACGCTGTTCGGCGGCAGGCTGATGGCGCATATCGACGATGTTGCATCGATCTCTGCCATGAAGCATGCCCGGGGGCCGGTTGTGACCGCCTCCACAGATTCCGTCGACTTTTTGCAGCCAATCCGGGTGGACAATGAGGTTGCACTCGAAGCCTTCGTCATATGGACGCATAACACGTCGATGGAGGTATTCGTCAAAATTGTTGCGGAGGATTTGCTAACGGGCGTACGATGCGTCTGTGCCACATCCTTTCTCACGTTTGTAGCGATTGGCGAGGATGGGCGGCCTACCCCTGTACCCAAGATCGTGCCGGAGACGGAAGAGGAGGTATTCCTGCACAATGGTGCTGACGAGCGTGCTGCGGTACGAAAAATCAGGCGCAAGGATAACAAGCATCTCGCGGATATGCTCGGAACGAGACGTCCGTGGGAGCCATTACTGAACACCCCGTAA
- a CDS encoding GNAT family N-acetyltransferase, which translates to MQRNGESIYVRLVQESDAQSLLALELRNRDFFQNFTGTREEAFYTLEGQIDRIKSAMALKEEDRGYAFVIAKKGQDEIIGEVILSEVVRVNLQSCWIGYFLDKEHNGKGYMTEAVKLVVDYAFDTLGLHRLEAGVMPHNIGSIKVLLKAGFHKEGIAKKNVKINGRWEDHQTLAIVKEEQADQVKPKVQRKNPGTVAPPMGPYTHLTVVPKGADLLILSGQVGMDLHGELPTNMKEQVENTLQNILRNFESESVTADHIIKINIWATEQMDWKHFNQVWEKFHGGTPPAMTMSYVPSLAVPSLKVEIEAWAAKW; encoded by the coding sequence ATGCAAAGAAACGGAGAGAGCATTTACGTAAGACTGGTACAAGAATCGGATGCACAGAGCCTCTTGGCGCTTGAATTGAGAAACAGAGACTTCTTTCAAAACTTCACAGGGACGAGAGAAGAGGCGTTTTACACGCTGGAAGGACAAATCGACAGGATCAAGAGCGCGATGGCATTAAAAGAAGAAGACAGAGGATATGCTTTTGTCATCGCAAAAAAAGGACAGGATGAAATCATTGGGGAAGTCATCCTTTCAGAGGTCGTAAGAGTTAATCTGCAAAGCTGCTGGATCGGCTACTTCCTGGACAAAGAGCATAATGGAAAAGGCTACATGACGGAAGCCGTAAAGCTCGTCGTTGACTATGCCTTCGATACATTAGGTCTTCACCGTTTGGAAGCAGGAGTGATGCCGCATAATATAGGCTCGATCAAGGTGCTGCTAAAAGCTGGTTTCCACAAGGAAGGGATTGCCAAGAAAAACGTGAAAATTAATGGACGGTGGGAAGATCACCAAACACTGGCGATCGTCAAAGAAGAACAAGCCGACCAGGTGAAGCCCAAGGTTCAGCGCAAAAATCCTGGTACAGTTGCTCCGCCTATGGGACCCTATACACATCTGACGGTCGTTCCAAAAGGAGCCGATTTGCTCATACTTTCTGGGCAGGTAGGAATGGACCTTCACGGAGAGTTGCCGACAAATATGAAAGAACAAGTAGAAAACACGCTACAGAACATACTGCGCAATTTTGAAAGTGAGTCCGTAACTGCGGACCATATCATCAAAATCAATATATGGGCAACCGAGCAAATGGATTGGAAGCATTTTAATCAAGTGTGGGAGAAGTTCCATGGGGGGACACCGCCAGCGATGACCATGTCTTACGTCCCGTCATTGGCAGTCCCTTCGCTCAAAGTGGAGATAGAAGCTTGGGCAGCGAAATGGTAG
- a CDS encoding sigma-70 family RNA polymerase sigma factor, translating to MEIAPVNTGICQTEEHEKQVEGMSTETFTHIYGAYYKRVYKYICYRINNHYTAEEICSHVFEMVISKYSSFSPDKSNFEVWLFAIARNAVTDYFRSQKKRISFSLDSILNLVLPKSSPEDIVIRDDNHQALFQALTKLSDKERNIIAMKYAAGLKNAEIAELLGVSGSNIGVVLYRCLKKLQMELQKGGFRYEE from the coding sequence TTGGAGATTGCCCCAGTGAACACAGGCATCTGCCAAACAGAAGAACACGAAAAGCAAGTGGAAGGCATGTCGACCGAAACTTTTACCCACATTTATGGGGCGTACTATAAGCGCGTCTACAAATATATTTGCTATCGTATCAATAATCACTACACAGCGGAAGAAATATGCAGTCATGTGTTTGAAATGGTGATTTCAAAATACAGCAGCTTCTCGCCGGATAAATCAAACTTTGAGGTCTGGTTGTTTGCGATCGCTAGAAACGCGGTGACAGATTACTTCCGCTCACAGAAAAAAAGAATCAGCTTTTCATTGGATTCGATTCTGAATTTGGTCTTGCCGAAGTCGTCACCGGAGGACATCGTGATCCGCGACGACAATCATCAAGCCTTATTTCAAGCGCTGACGAAGCTGAGTGACAAGGAACGCAATATTATCGCCATGAAATATGCGGCTGGTCTTAAAAACGCAGAAATCGCAGAACTGCTTGGTGTGAGTGGTTCAAATATTGGCGTCGTGCTCTACAGATGCTTGAAAAAGCTGCAAATGGAATTGCAAAAAGGGGGCTTCCGTTATGAAGAGTAA
- a CDS encoding GNAT family N-acetyltransferase yields the protein MMITVEKLSIQDAASLFQFEVRNRAFFEKSVPSRGDSYYQYDHFLRGLQALLDEQEQGISFFGLIKNSQGDILGRMNLVDIEKDEGIGHLGYRVGEDTAGKGVASQALKLFLEGHAPHLNVRMICAKTTLDNISSQKVLLKNGFEPYDMESETPDDFLHYRLCVV from the coding sequence ATGATGATTACTGTCGAAAAATTAAGCATACAAGATGCAGCCAGCTTGTTTCAATTTGAAGTGCGTAATCGCGCCTTTTTCGAAAAATCGGTTCCCAGCCGGGGAGACTCTTACTACCAATATGACCATTTTTTACGGGGGCTGCAAGCCTTGCTCGACGAGCAGGAGCAAGGTATCTCGTTTTTTGGCCTCATCAAAAACAGCCAGGGTGACATCTTGGGCAGAATGAATTTGGTAGACATCGAGAAAGACGAAGGAATCGGACATCTCGGCTATCGAGTCGGGGAAGATACCGCTGGAAAAGGAGTGGCTTCACAGGCACTGAAGCTCTTTTTGGAGGGGCATGCTCCCCACTTGAATGTCAGAATGATCTGTGCGAAAACCACACTGGATAACATCTCCTCGCAAAAAGTGTTGCTGAAAAATGGATTCGAACCCTATGACATGGAGTCGGAAACACCGGATGACTTTCTCCACTATCGCTTGTGCGTTGTTTAA
- a CDS encoding NAD(P)-dependent oxidoreductase, with protein sequence MVHMALPVSERIIGFVGTGVMGKSMANHFLQAGYTVLVYTRTKEKAADLLAAGAIWKEHVSELAKEANVIITMVGYPSDVEEVYLGADGIVANAKPGTYLIDMTTSKPSLAKHIYEEAKKHELHSLDAPVSGGDVGAREARLTIMVGGDQEVFDAMEPVFTIMGTNVVLQGGPGAGQHTKMCNQICIATNMIGVCEAIAYAKKAGLDPEKVLTSIGAGAAGSWSLSNLAPRMIAGNFAPGFYVKHFIKDMGIALEAAEEMGLMTPGLALSKSLYEELAANGEADSGTQALIKWFEGK encoded by the coding sequence GTGGTTCACATGGCTTTACCTGTAAGTGAAAGAATCATTGGATTTGTAGGAACGGGTGTCATGGGGAAAAGCATGGCAAACCATTTTCTGCAAGCAGGATATACAGTGCTGGTGTACACGCGGACAAAGGAAAAAGCGGCAGATTTGCTGGCAGCCGGCGCGATTTGGAAGGAACATGTCAGTGAGCTCGCAAAAGAGGCAAACGTCATCATCACTATGGTGGGTTACCCATCTGATGTCGAGGAAGTGTATCTCGGCGCGGATGGAATTGTGGCAAATGCGAAGCCGGGCACTTATTTGATCGATATGACGACATCAAAGCCGTCGCTGGCGAAACATATTTATGAGGAAGCCAAAAAGCACGAGCTGCATTCCCTAGATGCGCCTGTCTCCGGTGGAGATGTGGGGGCACGTGAAGCGCGACTGACCATCATGGTTGGTGGCGATCAGGAAGTATTTGATGCGATGGAGCCTGTGTTTACGATCATGGGGACAAACGTCGTGTTGCAGGGTGGACCAGGTGCAGGTCAGCATACGAAAATGTGCAACCAGATTTGCATTGCGACGAACATGATCGGTGTATGTGAAGCGATCGCGTATGCGAAAAAAGCAGGCCTGGATCCAGAGAAAGTGCTGACGAGCATTGGAGCGGGGGCCGCAGGCAGCTGGTCGCTGTCCAATCTGGCGCCGCGCATGATCGCAGGCAACTTTGCCCCTGGCTTTTACGTCAAACATTTTATCAAGGACATGGGGATCGCCTTGGAAGCAGCGGAGGAAATGGGGCTGATGACACCAGGACTCGCACTCTCCAAATCGCTTTATGAAGAACTGGCAGCAAACGGCGAGGCAGATAGCGGCACGCAAGCTTTGATCAAATGGTTTGAAGGCAAGTAA
- a CDS encoding cyclic nucleotide-binding domain-containing protein produces the protein MKELHDRTLLHTLVQNSPLPDIFDAVTLHEMRLYQAEKGDILCSKGDQLHHMYFILKGKIKIFTTLPNGKSLLLRFNNPLAIIGDVEYVTQCEVRNTVEFVHRSLVVSLPFHVLQEKYQNHPPFLQFILHKISHKLYTSSNSTSLNLLYPVENRFASYLLSTLSSDTGSTASEELKTAKLTEVAELLGTSYRHLNRVIRNLCAASVIERKKSALIIKDREKISELSSGNIYE, from the coding sequence ATGAAAGAACTTCACGACCGTACCCTTTTGCATACGTTGGTGCAAAATAGTCCCTTGCCCGATATTTTTGATGCCGTTACTCTCCATGAAATGCGCCTGTATCAGGCTGAGAAGGGTGATATCCTCTGTTCGAAGGGCGATCAGCTTCACCATATGTACTTCATTCTGAAGGGAAAAATCAAAATTTTCACGACGCTCCCTAATGGAAAATCGTTGTTGCTTCGCTTTAACAATCCACTCGCGATTATCGGAGACGTCGAGTATGTCACACAATGCGAGGTTCGCAATACGGTTGAGTTTGTCCATCGAAGTCTCGTGGTTAGTCTCCCCTTTCACGTTTTGCAGGAAAAGTACCAGAACCACCCGCCTTTTTTGCAATTCATTCTTCATAAAATCAGTCACAAGCTGTATACATCATCGAACTCCACCAGCCTGAACCTGCTGTATCCCGTGGAGAATCGCTTTGCCAGCTATTTGCTCTCCACATTGTCCAGCGATACAGGGTCGACGGCTTCCGAGGAGCTAAAGACGGCGAAGCTAACAGAGGTTGCCGAGCTGTTGGGTACGAGCTATCGGCATTTGAACCGGGTCATCCGCAATCTTTGCGCAGCATCCGTGATCGAACGCAAAAAAAGCGCACTAATTATCAAGGATCGAGAAAAAATCAGTGAGCTTTCAAGCGGAAACATCTATGAGTGA
- a CDS encoding AI-2E family transporter: protein MNFFAAALQKPDVRRFGILALFCLLLYSLGSMLNMVLLTFLVTYLMNRLHQYLTRVTHKVVPIHPKLILIFLYMLLTFFLVVGGMKAIPALIHQTGQLFHSIEEVYHQNQNNEFAPYLMSVVGKLDMKGIVQGSLDFLAVVRNVGFNVFLAIILSLFFLLGKDNVVTFTAQFRTSKLSWLYNEIAYFSQKFILTFGKVIETQLLIALFNTTFTVIGLWIMGFPNLLGLAIMVFILGLIPVAGVAISLIPLSAIAFSVGGIPTVVYLLIFIMVVHALEAYVLNPRLMATKTHLPIFYTFIVLIFSEHFFGVWGLIVGIPSFVFLLDILEVKKMEQPPTKNKSVPKDARDVQVNT, encoded by the coding sequence ATGAATTTCTTTGCTGCCGCCTTGCAAAAGCCGGATGTAAGACGATTTGGGATTTTGGCGTTGTTTTGTTTGTTGCTTTACTCCTTGGGAAGTATGCTGAACATGGTTTTGCTTACCTTTTTAGTTACCTATTTAATGAATCGGCTGCATCAATACCTCACGCGTGTCACACACAAAGTCGTGCCGATCCATCCCAAGCTGATTCTCATTTTTCTCTATATGTTGCTGACGTTCTTTCTCGTTGTAGGTGGGATGAAAGCCATTCCGGCTCTGATTCACCAAACCGGACAATTGTTCCATTCCATCGAGGAAGTGTACCACCAAAATCAGAACAATGAGTTTGCCCCCTATCTTATGTCTGTTGTTGGGAAGCTAGATATGAAGGGCATCGTTCAAGGCAGCCTTGATTTTCTCGCAGTGGTCAGAAACGTTGGGTTCAATGTCTTTCTGGCAATTATTTTGAGCCTGTTTTTCCTGCTCGGCAAAGACAATGTCGTTACGTTTACCGCTCAATTTCGTACGAGCAAATTATCCTGGTTATACAACGAGATCGCCTACTTCAGTCAAAAGTTCATCCTGACCTTTGGCAAAGTAATCGAAACACAGTTGTTGATCGCCTTATTCAATACGACCTTCACCGTCATCGGTCTATGGATCATGGGCTTTCCGAATCTATTGGGACTCGCGATCATGGTCTTCATACTGGGACTCATTCCGGTTGCAGGTGTCGCCATTTCATTGATTCCACTCAGTGCCATCGCCTTCAGTGTCGGTGGTATCCCAACCGTCGTCTATTTGCTCATCTTCATCATGGTGGTTCACGCGCTGGAAGCATATGTGTTGAATCCTCGCTTAATGGCGACGAAGACTCACTTGCCAATTTTCTACACGTTTATCGTTTTGATCTTTTCAGAGCATTTCTTTGGAGTATGGGGACTAATTGTTGGAATTCCGTCCTTTGTTTTCTTGCTCGACATCTTGGAAGTGAAGAAAATGGAACAACCCCCTACCAAAAATAAATCTGTTCCAAAGGATGCACGAGATGTGCAAGTCAACACGTAA
- a CDS encoding pentapeptide repeat-containing protein: MATHQEHIQSNNNSRGHLQGDCESCFGLCCVALPFAASSDFAINKDAGKPCSNLQADFRCGVHTKLRDIGFRGCTVYDCFGAGQKVSQVTYGGQDWRKEPGSAKQMYEVFPIVWQLHELLWYMTEALTKEAAQSLHPALQEALEETQRLADQSPEAILKLDVALHRAKVNELLLRTSELVRKDAVAKYKGGKQGKSYGRGADLIGAKLKGADLRGAQLRGAYLIAADLRGADLRGADLIGADFRDSDVSGANLTETLFLTQVQLNAAKGDASTKLPPSFTRPSHWAK; encoded by the coding sequence ATGGCTACGCATCAAGAACACATCCAATCTAACAATAACAGTCGCGGTCATCTTCAAGGTGACTGTGAAAGCTGCTTTGGCTTGTGCTGTGTGGCATTGCCTTTTGCTGCTTCCTCTGACTTTGCTATCAATAAAGACGCAGGCAAGCCCTGTAGTAACTTACAGGCAGACTTCCGGTGTGGTGTTCACACAAAGCTGAGAGACATCGGCTTTCGCGGTTGTACGGTCTACGATTGTTTTGGAGCGGGTCAAAAGGTGTCTCAAGTCACTTATGGGGGCCAAGATTGGCGTAAAGAACCCGGATCAGCGAAACAAATGTACGAAGTATTTCCGATCGTGTGGCAGCTTCATGAGCTTCTCTGGTATATGACGGAGGCGTTGACCAAGGAAGCTGCCCAGTCCCTCCATCCCGCGTTGCAGGAAGCTTTGGAGGAGACACAGCGCTTGGCGGATCAGAGTCCCGAGGCCATCCTGAAGCTGGACGTCGCTCTTCATCGAGCAAAAGTTAACGAACTATTGCTACGGACAAGTGAACTGGTACGCAAGGACGCTGTTGCCAAGTACAAAGGGGGCAAGCAAGGAAAGTCCTACGGTCGAGGCGCTGATCTCATCGGTGCCAAGCTCAAAGGCGCTGATTTGCGAGGAGCCCAATTGCGCGGTGCTTATTTGATTGCTGCTGATCTGAGAGGAGCAGATTTGCGGGGAGCTGACCTCATTGGTGCTGATTTTCGCGATTCAGACGTGAGCGGAGCGAACTTGACGGAGACGTTGTTTCTCACGCAGGTTCAGCTCAACGCGGCGAAGGGCGATGCAAGCACCAAGCTGCCACCATCGTTCACCCGTCCATCGCATTGGGCTAAATAA
- a CDS encoding WG repeat-containing protein, whose translation MNIKTKTVSLVTAVVLGASAWTSSVHAATFSQIQPYTTDYKIGFTDGNKLVTQAIYDDFELSSKNMIVTKGGKKGILDARTGKEITPAIWDYIDIPDSKNIAIVQKGGWFQYIDLKTNKLSTMKFAGAHPYYLSNEQGTAIMFSGKSSMVIHVDGKVLIPPVAGKLSMVQLVAPDQTENKEAEQKRYFVATTPKELIMYDPASGKKLFALPKAELIPNEGGPDTAYLKVRSGGKEGLIDRNGKYVLEPKYNALYIWNNGYFQVIGPKGQGLWKDGRMLAEPIYKEVAIEQNTDVYYTVSGDIITYHSRSKGTSHPLKKGAQFLHGSYVLGQDPKTNLYGVVQVGGGTVIPFTYSSVEGPPAARLLVRSDGKKAILPGWGKEVKEPDFWFDSYVTLGSYSMLSIKDGNKIGLYSEDEGLVLSPVENRIIRHEGVTGEVLVTEPDGRVLRYSIGGKQIEAVNPNTLSDDLTKKYEPGKGEMIVDRKTNQPISKLYQYVYMDSDTNVIVAMDHDWADLYTPDGKLLTTEIKVAVWKSGNDGPPLTLIKVADSVYTMGVRAGNVGMAMIKVDDGQLQAVSDFVYRDANQMIVQNQKIVMTARLDGTQDVWAQEGNQLVSKLTSVNGFHTESYFDRVLIQSTTGWDVYSPQLLRLSTGDYQSMKYMHVYDLKTGAIAYQDKKTGLYGLMSLEGKVLTAAKYEAILPTSKVFPQVWSEADVQTPYVFTTKDQFGYLDQGGQEQFATRFLTKKPVVSYSPITFQSFTAYSDTMRARPLELIDFGKPYSWPAGGNSESHFFANLALYLNLPKDAGKQAVLAELVSKGIVKADENCSVMSDEDMFRVAYFMATGKTSQAMTAPQVMEWAQKRGIVPVREGMSYYMTMNLYAEYQHILMTELMRSLKGKKVLKPKVLTTTSLSDAQQQMLTTALIVNGKPANQLRVPLPQAEWQKAIQGLVNQYNKQAAQLLAAYEAKL comes from the coding sequence ATGAACATAAAAACAAAAACCGTGAGTCTCGTTACGGCGGTCGTACTCGGGGCAAGTGCGTGGACTTCTTCTGTCCATGCGGCTACGTTTTCCCAGATTCAGCCGTATACAACAGACTACAAGATCGGTTTTACGGACGGTAACAAGCTGGTCACTCAGGCCATTTATGATGATTTTGAGCTATCTTCCAAAAACATGATCGTAACAAAGGGCGGTAAAAAAGGAATTCTCGACGCGCGGACAGGGAAAGAAATAACTCCCGCGATTTGGGATTATATCGACATTCCGGATTCCAAAAATATCGCGATTGTTCAAAAAGGCGGCTGGTTCCAATATATCGATTTGAAGACGAACAAGCTGTCGACCATGAAGTTTGCTGGGGCGCATCCGTATTATTTATCCAATGAGCAGGGGACAGCGATTATGTTCTCAGGAAAATCATCGATGGTGATCCATGTAGATGGAAAGGTGCTGATTCCGCCAGTTGCAGGCAAGCTGTCGATGGTACAACTCGTTGCTCCTGATCAGACGGAAAATAAAGAGGCGGAGCAAAAGCGTTATTTCGTCGCGACTACTCCCAAAGAGCTCATCATGTACGATCCTGCTTCCGGCAAAAAGCTGTTTGCGCTGCCAAAAGCAGAACTGATTCCAAACGAAGGCGGTCCTGACACTGCCTATCTCAAGGTGCGATCCGGTGGAAAAGAAGGCTTGATTGATCGCAATGGCAAGTACGTACTCGAGCCGAAATACAATGCGCTCTATATTTGGAACAATGGATACTTTCAGGTGATCGGCCCCAAGGGACAAGGGCTGTGGAAGGACGGACGAATGCTGGCAGAGCCCATATATAAAGAAGTGGCGATCGAGCAAAATACGGATGTGTACTACACGGTTTCTGGAGATATCATTACTTATCATTCTAGATCCAAAGGTACGTCACATCCATTGAAAAAAGGTGCCCAGTTTTTGCATGGCAGCTATGTGTTGGGACAGGACCCTAAGACGAATCTGTACGGAGTCGTCCAGGTTGGAGGAGGAACGGTCATACCGTTCACTTATTCTTCGGTAGAAGGTCCGCCAGCGGCGCGCTTGCTCGTCCGCAGCGATGGGAAAAAAGCGATCCTCCCAGGCTGGGGAAAAGAAGTCAAGGAGCCAGATTTTTGGTTCGACTCGTATGTGACGTTGGGCAGCTACAGCATGCTTAGCATTAAGGACGGAAACAAAATCGGACTTTATTCTGAAGATGAAGGCTTGGTCCTGTCTCCTGTTGAGAATCGAATCATTCGCCACGAGGGAGTAACGGGGGAGGTGCTGGTAACAGAGCCGGATGGAAGGGTGCTGCGATACAGCATCGGTGGGAAACAAATAGAAGCTGTCAATCCCAATACGTTGTCCGATGATTTGACGAAAAAGTATGAGCCGGGAAAAGGCGAGATGATTGTGGACCGCAAGACGAACCAACCAATCAGCAAGCTCTACCAATATGTTTATATGGATTCCGATACCAATGTCATCGTTGCAATGGATCACGATTGGGCGGATCTTTATACCCCTGATGGCAAGCTGTTGACTACGGAGATCAAAGTCGCGGTGTGGAAATCAGGCAACGACGGACCGCCTCTTACCTTGATCAAAGTTGCTGATTCCGTATACACGATGGGTGTGAGAGCGGGGAATGTCGGAATGGCGATGATCAAGGTCGATGACGGGCAACTCCAGGCCGTGAGCGATTTTGTGTATCGTGATGCAAACCAAATGATAGTACAAAATCAAAAGATCGTGATGACAGCACGGTTGGACGGCACCCAGGATGTATGGGCGCAAGAAGGGAACCAGCTCGTAAGCAAGCTCACGAGCGTGAACGGTTTTCACACGGAATCTTATTTTGATCGGGTATTGATTCAGTCAACTACAGGATGGGATGTCTATTCACCACAGTTGCTCCGCTTAAGCACGGGCGATTATCAGTCCATGAAGTATATGCACGTATATGATCTTAAGACGGGTGCCATTGCCTACCAGGACAAGAAGACGGGATTGTACGGCCTTATGTCGCTGGAAGGAAAGGTGCTGACAGCGGCCAAATATGAGGCGATTTTGCCAACAAGCAAAGTATTCCCACAAGTGTGGAGCGAGGCAGACGTTCAGACGCCTTATGTATTCACAACCAAAGACCAGTTCGGTTATCTCGATCAAGGTGGGCAAGAGCAGTTTGCTACAAGATTCCTGACGAAAAAACCTGTGGTCTCCTATAGTCCGATCACGTTCCAATCGTTTACGGCCTACTCGGATACAATGCGAGCACGCCCGCTTGAGCTGATCGATTTCGGCAAACCGTATAGCTGGCCAGCTGGAGGCAACAGCGAGAGCCACTTTTTTGCCAATCTGGCGCTTTATTTAAATCTGCCGAAGGATGCAGGAAAGCAGGCGGTACTTGCTGAGCTGGTGTCCAAGGGAATCGTCAAGGCAGATGAGAACTGCTCTGTTATGAGTGACGAGGATATGTTCCGAGTGGCTTATTTCATGGCGACAGGCAAAACAAGCCAAGCGATGACGGCGCCACAGGTGATGGAGTGGGCACAGAAGCGGGGAATTGTGCCGGTACGAGAGGGAATGAGCTACTACATGACCATGAATTTGTACGCGGAGTATCAGCACATTTTGATGACAGAGCTCATGCGTTCCCTGAAAGGAAAAAAAGTGCTCAAGCCAAAGGTGTTAACGACGACTTCACTCAGTGACGCACAACAGCAAATGCTCACAACAGCACTGATCGTGAATGGAAAGCCAGCCAATCAACTGCGAGTGCCGCTCCCACAAGCCGAGTGGCAAAAAGCCATTCAAGGCTTGGTCAACCAGTACAACAAGCAAGCGGCTCAATTGTTGGCGGCCTATGAAGCGAAGCTGTGA
- the spoIIP gene encoding stage II sporulation protein P translates to MLLRVNVSLLAVFFLILLMPLSIARAATHVEVAVDQLNIRSEPGTTTQIVATLKKATRLPITKQQKDWTQVKLPNGNTGWINNKYVKMIEVPQIKYVKSNVDMLNVRAEPNPTAQILQIIDNNGVFLQMRKQGEWAQIKLSDQKNGWVKASFLTETTAPPPPKPPQVPAQIPDPTTIPAPPPPPPVLPSNTGSGFGQGTIVLTEGYEVYAQPDILGTVIGEIHGGMTINHYGYANGWYTINFNGTYAYIFKPMEQTGGVQPPSIPTPGAPATLPTTPPPSVQELQIRVKNPDSNIRNGPTTDHAIIGTVQPGQVFPVVQTVGDWYLIRLADNSTAYIAGWIVDKIQPAGTLPPTGATYEYNSGMIGNEKVYIYHTHNRESWRNVARNQQGSSVDDPEINITLVGKRLGELLQARGISAMASQDDFAQRLREQNKSYSMSYTESYKAVAAAAATSPHLQYIFDIHRDSDEPRSKVAITINGKTYSRMLFVIGTANPNHLANKKLAEELNARLEASYPGLSRGIILKGSNQGNGVYNQSISEGALLLEFGGTNNTLEEGYNTAEAFAEVFGNYLIESQIAFK, encoded by the coding sequence TTGCTTTTACGAGTAAATGTCAGCTTGCTAGCTGTTTTCTTTCTGATTTTGCTGATGCCTCTGTCCATTGCGCGAGCGGCCACCCATGTAGAAGTGGCGGTCGATCAGTTAAATATTCGAAGCGAGCCAGGTACGACTACCCAGATTGTTGCAACACTCAAAAAAGCGACGCGATTGCCAATCACCAAACAGCAAAAAGATTGGACACAGGTAAAGCTGCCGAACGGCAATACCGGATGGATCAATAATAAGTATGTGAAAATGATAGAAGTTCCACAGATCAAATATGTCAAAAGCAATGTGGACATGCTGAATGTTCGGGCAGAACCAAATCCCACTGCACAAATTTTGCAGATCATCGACAATAACGGTGTGTTTTTGCAAATGAGAAAGCAAGGGGAATGGGCACAAATTAAGCTGTCGGATCAAAAGAACGGCTGGGTGAAAGCTAGTTTCTTGACGGAGACAACGGCACCACCACCACCAAAACCACCCCAGGTACCAGCACAAATCCCAGACCCGACAACAATTCCAGCACCACCCCCTCCCCCTCCTGTACTCCCATCCAATACAGGGAGTGGATTCGGGCAAGGGACAATCGTATTAACCGAAGGCTATGAAGTTTATGCACAGCCAGATATTCTTGGTACCGTCATTGGTGAAATCCATGGCGGGATGACAATCAATCATTACGGATATGCAAATGGCTGGTACACCATCAACTTTAACGGGACCTATGCCTATATCTTCAAACCAATGGAACAGACTGGGGGCGTTCAGCCACCGTCGATTCCAACACCGGGGGCACCAGCGACTTTGCCAACAACACCGCCTCCCTCTGTACAAGAACTACAGATTCGCGTCAAAAATCCTGATTCCAACATCCGTAACGGTCCCACAACCGATCATGCCATTATCGGAACCGTTCAACCCGGACAAGTATTCCCGGTTGTGCAAACCGTAGGAGACTGGTACCTCATCAGGCTGGCAGACAATTCGACCGCCTACATCGCGGGGTGGATCGTAGATAAGATTCAACCAGCGGGTACTCTGCCACCGACAGGAGCAACGTACGAGTACAACAGTGGGATGATTGGAAACGAGAAAGTGTATATCTATCACACCCATAATCGTGAGTCATGGCGAAATGTTGCACGGAACCAACAAGGGAGCTCGGTAGATGATCCCGAGATTAACATCACGCTTGTTGGAAAAAGGCTGGGCGAGCTGTTGCAAGCAAGAGGTATTTCAGCAATGGCGAGCCAGGACGATTTCGCTCAGAGATTGAGGGAACAAAATAAAAGCTACTCGATGTCTTATACCGAGTCGTACAAGGCGGTAGCGGCAGCGGCTGCAACCAGTCCGCACTTGCAGTACATATTCGATATTCATCGGGACAGTGATGAGCCACGCAGCAAGGTAGCGATCACGATCAATGGCAAAACCTATTCCCGGATGCTGTTTGTAATCGGAACAGCGAACCCGAACCATCTGGCGAACAAAAAGCTGGCAGAAGAGCTGAACGCCCGTCTGGAAGCCTCTTATCCCGGTTTGTCGCGGGGGATTATCCTGAAAGGTTCAAATCAAGGGAATGGGGTGTACAATCAGTCCATTTCAGAGGGAGCCCTGCTTTTGGAATTCGGTGGTACGAACAACACCTTGGAAGAAGGCTATAATACAGCAGAAGCCTTTGCCGAAGTCTTTGGGAATTACCTGATCGAATCTCAAATCGCATTCAAATAA